A window of Mucilaginibacter robiniae genomic DNA:
AAACGGGCGTGTGCCACGCTTTTATCAATGGTTATTTCTACTGTTTCCAGATAATCCAACAAGCATTTCCCGGTGTGCCAAGGCATGTTTGCTGAAGTGTTAACAATGTTATCACCTTTTAAGGCACTTACCGGAATATAGGTAATGTTTTGCAGGTTCACCTTAGTGGCCAGTTGCTGGTAATGGCTAACAATTTGGTTAAAAGCAGTTTCATCATAACCTACCATATCCATTTTGTTCACGCATACCACCACTTGCGTAATACCCAATAAAGATACCAAAAACGAATGCCGGATGGTTTGCTCAATAACACCCTTACGAGCATCAATCATGATAATGGCCAAATGGGCATTGGAGGCGCCGGTAACCATATTGCGGGTGTACTGAATATGACCGGGAGCATCGGCTATAATAAACTTTCGTTTATCGGTTTGGAAGTATTTATAAGCTACATCAATGGTAATACCCTGTTCGCGCTCAGCCTTCAGGCCATCCGTTAAAATAGCGAGGTCAATAGTACCATCATCATTTTTGCGGTTTGAACGATGTAAGGCTTCCAATTGGTCAGCCAGAATAACACCGCTATCATACAGCAAACGGCCAATCAGGGTGCTTTTGCCATCATCAACACTACCGGCAGTAATAAATTTAAGTATATCCATATTAAAAGTAACCTCCTTTCTTGCGGTCTTCCATAGCGGCTTCCGATACCTTGTCGTCCATACGGGCACCACGTTCACTTATTCTTGAAGCGCTGATCTCATCAATAATATCGTCAATCAAAAAAGCTTCTGATTCTACAGCAGCTGTACAGGTCATGTCGCCTACAGTACGGAAGCGTACGGTTTTATTTTGAACAACGTCTTGTTCATCCATATTCAGAAACTCGGCAGCCGCCATGAGTTGTCCGTTGCGGGTAATACAATCGCGCTGATGTGCAAAGTAAATGCTGGGCAGGGCAATGTT
This region includes:
- a CDS encoding sulfate adenylyltransferase subunit 1; this translates as MDILKFITAGSVDDGKSTLIGRLLYDSGVILADQLEALHRSNRKNDDGTIDLAILTDGLKAEREQGITIDVAYKYFQTDKRKFIIADAPGHIQYTRNMVTGASNAHLAIIMIDARKGVIEQTIRHSFLVSLLGITQVVVCVNKMDMVGYDETAFNQIVSHYQQLATKVNLQNITYIPVSALKGDNIVNTSANMPWHTGKCLLDYLETVEITIDKSVAHARLPVQWVVRPQTDELHDYRGYAGRVISGSFKVNDSITVLPSGFHSTITKIELLDQDFEEATAGMSVIVHLKDHIDISRGDTLVNSTTQPELSRLIETDLCWMDTRALDTSHTYFIQHNSKLTRCRIQEVLYKVNINTLEKVYDEDFKLNDIGRIIIKTAEPLAFDTYQDNKTNGGAILIDSRTNVTVGALMFRANVE